A region of the Cloacibacillus sp. genome:
GCAGAGGTAGAGCGTCTGCTCGGGGAGCAGCTCGCGCAGCGGCAGCCCGTATCCTGGGATGATCCCCGCGGTGATGAAGGCATAAATGTCGTCCTCAAGCAGGATGAGGCCGTGTTTTTTGATCACCGCTGCGAGCTCCTCCTTCCGCGCCATCGGTGTGAAGACGGTCGTCGGATTGCAGCAGCTTGGCATAAGAAAGATGCCCCGCACGCGGCTGTGGCGGCAGAGGTAATCAAGTTCCCGCGGCAGCATTCCCAGCCCGTCACCCGCTACGGGAAGGAGCTGAAGGTGCAGGAGCTTCGCGAGATCGATAAAATTGTTATAGACGAAGCGGTCCACGGCGATACGCTCTCCCGGCTCGAATAACGCCAGCAGCGCGAGGGTGATCGCGTTGAGCGTCCCCGAGGCGATCACCACCTGTTCCTCCCCGGCGCGCAGGCCGAAGCGGCTCATCCAATTCAGCGCCGCCGCCTTCTGATGCGGCATTCCCGTGGGGTCGTCGTAGCTGAGCATATGTTCCAGATAATTCCGTTTCACCGCCCGCCGGAGTGCGGGGACCACCATTTCGTTGCATTCCTCAAAAGAGGCGATGAGCCCCATCTCAATGCCGCGCCCCGCGAAGGTCTCGCGCGAGTTGAGCAGCGGCAATATGGCACTTGGTTGTACAAATGTCCCGCTGCCCTTCACGCCGTAGATGAGGTTTTTGTTTTCGCAGATCTTATAGGCCCGTGTCACCGTCGTAAAGTTGAGGTCGAGATAATCGGCAAGCTCGCGCTGCGGCGGGAGTTTCGTGTCGGGCGGCAGCTTTCCGTTAAGGATGTCCGCCTCCAGCTTTTCCGCGATGGAGAGATAGTATGGACGCCGGAGGGCGGCCTTCTCGGGTTTCCATGAGAGATAATAGTCGGCGAAGGAGTTGACTGGCACGGCGGGGACCTCCTGCTTTTATTATAATACATATAATTATACCATTGATTATATGTATTTTCGCGAATATAATTTTCGCAGGAGGTGTGTTTATTCCGATGTTTACTGACGAAACGATGAAAAAGGCCTTTAAGGCCGCCTTTCCCTATACGATCCCTATCTTCGCGGGATTTCTCTTTTTAGGTATCGCCTACGGCATCTATATGAATGCGAGCGGATTTCCCGCGGTTTACCCGATCCTCATGAGCCTGCTGATCTTTGCCGGCTCGATGGAGTTTGTCGCCGTGAACCTGCTGCTGGGAGCCTTCGATCCTCTCGGCGCCTTCCTGCTCACGCTGATGGTCAACGCGCGCCATCTATTCTATGGGATATCGATGCTGGATAAATACAAAAACATGGGACGGAAACGCTGGTATCTGATGTTCGGCCTCTGTGACGAATCATTTTCGATCAACTGCACCGCCGATGTGCCTCCCGACGTGGACCGGGGATGGTTCTACTTCTTTGTGACGCTGCTCAACCACTCCTACTGGGTATGCGGCGCGGCGCTCGGCGGTCTCTTCGGTTCCCTGCTCTCCTTTGACACGAAGGGAATCGAATTTGTGATGACGGCGCTGCTCGTAGTGATCTTCCTCGAACAGTGGATGAAGGAGAGAGACCATAGGAGCGCCCTGCTGGGGCTTGGCCTTTCGCTGCTTTGCCTCGTCTTTTTCCGCGGTAATTTCATCATCCCTTTGACACGAAGGGAATCGAATTTGTGATGACGGCG
Encoded here:
- a CDS encoding PLP-dependent aminotransferase family protein, producing MPVNSFADYYLSWKPEKAALRRPYYLSIAEKLEADILNGKLPPDTKLPPQRELADYLDLNFTTVTRAYKICENKNLIYGVKGSGTFVQPSAILPLLNSRETFAGRGIEMGLIASFEECNEMVVPALRRAVKRNYLEHMLSYDDPTGMPHQKAAALNWMSRFGLRAGEEQVVIASGTLNAITLALLALFEPGERIAVDRFVYNNFIDLAKLLHLQLLPVAGDGLGMLPRELDYLCRHSRVRGIFLMPSCCNPTTVFTPMARKEELAAVIKKHGLILLEDDIYAFITAGIIPGYGLPLRELLPEQTLYLCGTSKSLCSGLRVAYIVFPPLFRERLYRALFNINVKTSSLDAEVVTELIRSNETEGIIRRKMALAQEAGRIFSRYFPHAQNGHPFSFFRWLPLPDDKSPEETEAELLKEGVRVFHSGRFSCGKNDGGGFLRLSLASAASMRELEEGLRIIAAYMR
- a CDS encoding AzlC family ABC transporter permease, whose product is MFTDETMKKAFKAAFPYTIPIFAGFLFLGIAYGIYMNASGFPAVYPILMSLLIFAGSMEFVAVNLLLGAFDPLGAFLLTLMVNARHLFYGISMLDKYKNMGRKRWYLMFGLCDESFSINCTADVPPDVDRGWFYFFVTLLNHSYWVCGAALGGLFGSLLSFDTKGIEFVMTALLVVIFLEQWMKERDHRSALLGLGLSLLCLVFFRGNFIIPLTRRESNL